TCCTTTGATTCACACACTATGCTACATTTCTTTATGATATTctgttttttgtctttgtatGCTTTTGTTAGCACTTGATATTAACATTTTTgaactttataaaaattaattgctGTGGTGGCTAAATTTGGAACAGGAGGGTCTTGTGGAGATAAGGGAAGATTATCTGGAGAAAGACTCTAACGAAGGGGAATTTAAATCAGGCATGTTCtagccttgtattttttttcttcctagaTTTAAGGTTGATACAAGATGATAGTTGACattcattataaataaatggAAACTGGCAGAGAGAAGGGTGGAAAGTCTAAATAAGTTCTAGTCTTTTGTCTAagatttttgaatttattaagaTTATTCAAACAACAGTAATTGTATACTAtggcaagcaaataaaaataaaatttcagctTTACTTTGATTTGTACATCTACTATCGTTTGTTGGCATTAGCAtgtatgatttaattattttgatgggCTTGCagatattttgtttggatttgTGTGGaagatttgaaatttttttatctttcattttaagcactaattttttttttattatatgatacACAAATTACAATGCTACTTACAACTTTTTTTCCCCTCTTCTTTACACTTCTCTCCAAGCTGTCAGCTTTCAGATGCTACTTATAGTTTCAAACAATATGTTtattcaagtaattttttatatttcaaatcaGTTATGTATGTGAATAACAACTGTTTATAACTATGTTTTTTATGTGAATAGACAACTGTTTATAACTATGTTTAGTATAGTAGTGTCGGAATAATCTTTTGCTTTTTTCTAAGTAGAAGAGCGCATACAAAATATGGGACATggcacattttaaaaataataggatatgGGACTCGACACATCTAGGATGCTAGACACATGACACATTTAATAGAAAACCGTAATTAATTTACTATAATCATAAAATGAAAATCTTAAAGTCCAAAATTTGTTGCATAATAGTTATCTGTGTCTGCTGATGTCAAAGCAGCGTCCAATGATTGTGTgatgaaaaacatgaaaaaacaaAGGCAGACGTTAAATACATATCCCTGTTTCTTTTCTGTCATTGTTCCCAGTGTTGTGTGTTGGAGACCAGTATAGCTGCCTTCTTCAATTGAATTAATTGGAAGATTTTCTTGTCCTTTAAAAACAAGCAAATTCATGCATAGCAGCTGATGTCTAAAGTAAAGGGTCCATGTCTTTGTAAATCtgtaattttctctttaatagGCTAGATATATGCATGGTATTTTTAGCTAATTTCTAGGAAAAATATTGGCTTGGCATTAAAACAATATTTGCATGAGAATTCTACACTAGAGCACACAGTTTTGCTTACACTTTCTCTGAGCTTGACAGTTCCTGCTGTGTATGTGTTTATTAGATTGTCTCTTTTGTTCAAACTTTATTTGATATGTTAGTAGAACTATGCACCAACCAATGATCATCGTACTTGTAAAATATGCTTGCAATTTCGAAATATTGAATGATGATATGTTAATATCCTTTTTCAGGTCATCCGCAGCAAGAGGCTCCTAATTTGGGAAATGCTACAGCTGATGATGGGGAATATGCTCGTATGCTGGCTATAATGGATGAACTTGAAAAAGAAGAGCTTGCTGCAGAAAGTGGCAATCACAGTGATCAAAATGATGAAAGTACTGGGGATTTCCATGATATATCATATCAGGAACATATTGATAACAAACTCCAAAATTCAAAAGTAATATCtttgattattttgttgaaATCTGGTTTAGAGGCTATGAGCACAATGGACTGTGATCGTCTCATAACTCATTTTCTATGACTGCTCAAACAGGATGTTCATCAAAGTGAACTACTGGACcagattaataataaaattataacagcTGATCTTCCAAAAAAACAGAATCGTAAAGAAGATATAACTGATCAGTTGAATGTAAGATATCTTCCTTTATCATAGTTCAGCATTAAAGTTGTTTAGTATGCTATGTAACTAAGTAGCTAAACATTCATGCTTTTGCATTCTAATTTTCAAAATGCAGTTTGCTAGCCTGGCAGTAGAATCTAGGGTCAAAGGTTAGTCCTCAACAACTTACATTTCATTTCTTTGTGTCTGCTCGTTTGTAGTTATGACTGTTTTGTATccattctaaaattaatttttccattGGGTATGAACTATCAGAGAGggaaaattttgtagaatacaTTGATCCTAGTGAAAAGATTCCTGCTCGTTCTAAAGAAAGGTCAGTTCAAGCAACTACGGCATCAAAAACTGAGGTATGCTGTTCTTGTGATGAAGTTTCCCTCATAATTCTCTACTTGTTGCGAAGTGGTTTTATACTGCCTTGGAACCAAATGGAAATGCTGCCTTGCTTTGTTTTGAGACAACAGATTaatgtctattttttatttggaagcAACATGCagctttattatttttctgtatTTATCTAACTGTATTGAGGTttcattcttctcttttctcttaaATAATACATACTAGAGTGGCTCATGGTATCCCAAAATTCCCTGCTTTCTTATGAGCCTGCT
The DNA window shown above is from Glycine soja cultivar W05 unplaced genomic scaffold, ASM419377v2 tig00104752_1_pilon, whole genome shotgun sequence and carries:
- the LOC114404608 gene encoding uncharacterized protein LOC114404608 is translated as MLAIMDELEKEELAAESGNHSDQNDESTGDFHDISYQEHIDNKLQNSKDVHQSELLDQINNKIITADLPKKQNRKEDITDQLNFASLAVESRVKERENFVEYIDPSEKIPARSKERSVQATTASKTEVRHQTSQPSFDSRKAFTGSIIEHAENIKPTTRQQSSASSQDSGSQSSKPVSRFKMQRR